A region from the Sandaracinus amylolyticus genome encodes:
- the lipA gene encoding lipoyl synthase, which translates to MKPPMQQQKKPDWLRVRLPGGERYLEIKERLRRLDLHTVCEEARCPNVGECWGEGTATIMILGETCTRGCRFCAVNTGDPGGVTDPREPENVGRALGEMGLAYVVLTMVDRDDLLDGGADHVARTVQRIKHHAPDMLVETLVGDFQGVRNDVATVVSEGRPDVFAHNVEVVPALQRAMRDARCSWQRSVDVLRWAKEEGANVTKTSLMVGCGETEEQVLDAMRSLRDAQVDVLTIGQYLRPSPKHAELKRYVEPAEFDRYRDAGLEMGFRFVASGPLVRSSYRAAEAFLKGILKGVPTSAAFEDRYGKKTRLHVIS; encoded by the coding sequence ATGAAGCCCCCGATGCAGCAGCAGAAGAAGCCCGACTGGCTGCGCGTGCGCCTCCCCGGCGGCGAGCGTTATCTGGAGATCAAGGAGCGCCTCCGCAGGCTCGATCTCCACACGGTGTGCGAGGAGGCGCGCTGTCCGAACGTCGGTGAGTGCTGGGGCGAGGGCACCGCGACGATCATGATCCTCGGCGAGACGTGCACCCGCGGGTGTCGTTTCTGCGCGGTGAACACCGGCGATCCCGGCGGTGTCACCGATCCGCGCGAGCCCGAGAACGTCGGGCGCGCGCTCGGCGAGATGGGCCTCGCGTACGTCGTGCTCACGATGGTCGATCGCGACGATCTGCTCGACGGGGGCGCCGACCACGTCGCGCGCACCGTGCAGCGCATCAAGCACCACGCGCCCGACATGCTCGTCGAGACGCTGGTGGGCGACTTCCAGGGCGTGCGCAACGACGTCGCGACCGTCGTGAGCGAAGGGCGCCCCGACGTGTTCGCGCACAACGTCGAGGTCGTGCCCGCGCTGCAGCGCGCGATGCGCGACGCGCGGTGCTCGTGGCAGCGCTCGGTCGACGTGCTGCGCTGGGCGAAGGAAGAGGGCGCGAACGTCACGAAGACGTCGCTGATGGTCGGGTGCGGCGAGACCGAGGAGCAGGTGCTCGACGCGATGAGGTCGCTGCGCGACGCGCAGGTCGACGTGCTCACGATCGGGCAGTACCTGCGCCCTTCGCCGAAGCACGCGGAGCTGAAGCGCTACGTCGAGCCCGCGGAGTTCGATCGGTATCGCGACGCGGGGCTCGAGATGGGCTTCCGCTTCGTCGCGAGCGGTCCGCTCGTTCGCTCGAGCTATCGCGCGGCGGAGGCGTTCCTCAAGGGGATCCTCAAGGGCGTGCCGACGAGCGCGGCGTTCGAGGATCGTTACGGCAAGAAGACGCGCCTCCACGTCATC